A single window of Pseudoduganella plicata DNA harbors:
- the nirD gene encoding nitrite reductase small subunit NirD, which produces MKRENIAASWTAVCGVEDIVPNTGVAALLNGEQVAVFRLSDGQNAGAGPRVFAIGNFDPNANAAVLSRGLVGNLGERIVVASPLYKHHFDLQTGECLEVPENSVPTWPARIDDGKVWVGA; this is translated from the coding sequence ATGAAACGTGAAAACATCGCTGCCAGCTGGACCGCCGTGTGCGGCGTCGAAGACATTGTGCCGAACACCGGCGTTGCCGCGCTGCTGAACGGCGAGCAGGTCGCTGTGTTCCGCTTGAGTGATGGGCAAAATGCAGGCGCCGGACCGCGCGTGTTCGCCATCGGGAACTTCGATCCGAACGCCAACGCGGCTGTGCTGTCGCGCGGCCTGGTGGGCAACCTGGGCGAACGCATCGTCGTCGCGTCGCCGCTGTACAAGCACCACTTCGACCTGCAGACGGGCGAATGCCTGGAAGTGCCGGAAAACTCGGTACCGACGTGGCCCGCGCGGATCGACGACGGCAAGGTCTGGGTCGGCGCATGA
- the nirB gene encoding nitrite reductase large subunit NirB has product MKIVVIGHGMVGHKFLECLAEQNASAQVTILCEEPRPAYDRVHLSEFFAGKSADELSLVKPGFFHRDDMVMKLNARATAIDLASKTVTASTGEVLPYDKLVMATGSYPFVPPLPGKDRKDCFVYRTIEDLEAMLEAGKRVKTGVVIGGGLLGLECAKALRDMNLETHVVEFSPRLMAVQVDDGGGRVLRARIEELGVTVHTGKNTLQIVDGEQGAHRMEFADGSHLDVDMIVFSAGIRPRDQLAREAGLTVGPRGGIAIDNQCLTSDPDIYAIGECALWNGQVFGLVAPGYDMARVAARHMLGQTAEFTGADMSTKLKLMGVDVASIGDPHAKEEGARSYQFTDERKQIYKKLVVSSCGKYLLGGVMVGDASEYGTLLQMMLNKMELPESPEFLILPQADGKAKAGLGVDALPAGAQICSCNDVSKGKLCEAVGGGATSIGALKKCTGAGTACGGCVPLVTQIMKAEMKKLGMDVNNHVCEHFAHSRQELFHLVRVGQIKSFDDLLVRHGKGLGCDICKPLVANIFATCWNDFVLKKEHAGLQDSNDYFLGNIQKDGTYSVVPRMPGGEVTPDGLIAVGQVAKKYGLYTKITGGQRVDLFGARVDQLPAIWEELIDAGFETGHAYGKSLRTVKSCVGSTWCRYGVDDSVGLAIELENRYKGLRTPHKIKFGVSGCTRECAEAQGKDVGIIATEKGWNLYVCGNGGMKPRHAELLAVDLDKATLIRYIDRFLMFYSRTADRLQRTSTWRENLEGGLDYLKQVVIEDKLGVNAELEADMQRVVDTYACEWKEAISNPETRKRFRTFVNSDAQDANVVFMEERGQIRPATVEERKRIPIKVA; this is encoded by the coding sequence ATGAAGATCGTCGTCATCGGCCATGGAATGGTGGGCCACAAATTCCTTGAATGCCTGGCGGAGCAGAACGCCAGTGCGCAGGTCACCATCCTGTGCGAGGAGCCGCGTCCCGCGTACGACCGCGTGCACCTGTCGGAGTTCTTCGCCGGGAAAAGCGCGGACGAGCTGTCGCTGGTGAAGCCAGGTTTCTTCCACCGGGATGACATGGTGATGAAACTGAACGCGCGCGCCACCGCAATCGACCTGGCCAGCAAGACCGTCACCGCCAGCACCGGGGAAGTCCTCCCTTACGACAAGCTGGTGATGGCAACGGGCTCGTATCCGTTCGTGCCGCCGCTGCCGGGCAAGGACCGCAAGGACTGCTTCGTCTACCGCACCATCGAGGACCTGGAAGCGATGCTGGAGGCGGGCAAACGGGTCAAGACCGGTGTCGTCATCGGCGGCGGCTTGCTCGGCCTCGAGTGCGCCAAGGCGCTGCGCGACATGAACCTGGAAACGCACGTCGTCGAATTCTCGCCGCGCCTGATGGCCGTGCAGGTCGACGACGGCGGCGGACGCGTCCTGCGCGCCAGGATCGAAGAGCTGGGCGTGACCGTCCACACAGGCAAGAACACGCTGCAGATCGTCGACGGCGAACAGGGCGCGCACCGCATGGAGTTCGCGGACGGCAGCCACCTGGACGTGGACATGATCGTCTTCTCGGCCGGCATCCGCCCGCGCGATCAGCTGGCCCGCGAAGCTGGTCTGACCGTCGGTCCGCGCGGCGGCATCGCCATCGATAATCAATGCCTGACGTCCGACCCGGACATTTACGCCATCGGCGAGTGCGCGCTGTGGAACGGCCAGGTATTCGGCCTCGTCGCGCCGGGTTACGACATGGCCCGCGTGGCGGCCAGACATATGCTGGGTCAGACGGCGGAATTCACCGGCGCGGACATGAGCACGAAGCTCAAGCTGATGGGCGTTGACGTAGCCAGCATCGGCGATCCGCACGCGAAGGAAGAGGGCGCGCGCAGCTACCAGTTTACCGACGAGCGCAAACAGATTTACAAGAAGCTGGTCGTTTCCAGCTGCGGCAAGTACCTGCTGGGCGGCGTAATGGTGGGCGATGCGTCCGAATACGGCACGCTGCTGCAGATGATGCTGAACAAGATGGAACTGCCCGAGTCGCCCGAGTTCCTGATCCTGCCGCAGGCGGACGGCAAGGCGAAGGCCGGCCTCGGCGTCGATGCGCTGCCGGCCGGCGCCCAGATCTGCTCCTGCAACGATGTCTCGAAGGGCAAGCTGTGCGAAGCGGTGGGCGGGGGCGCCACGTCGATCGGCGCTCTGAAGAAGTGCACCGGCGCCGGCACGGCCTGCGGCGGCTGCGTGCCGCTCGTTACGCAGATCATGAAGGCGGAGATGAAAAAGCTGGGCATGGATGTCAACAACCATGTTTGCGAACACTTCGCGCACTCGCGCCAGGAGCTGTTCCACCTCGTGCGCGTGGGGCAGATCAAATCGTTCGACGACCTGCTGGTCCGCCACGGCAAGGGCCTCGGTTGCGACATCTGCAAGCCGCTGGTCGCCAACATCTTCGCCACCTGCTGGAACGACTTCGTGCTGAAGAAGGAACACGCCGGGCTGCAGGATTCGAACGACTACTTCCTCGGCAATATCCAGAAGGACGGCACGTATTCCGTCGTGCCGCGCATGCCGGGCGGCGAAGTGACGCCGGACGGCCTGATCGCCGTGGGACAGGTGGCAAAAAAGTATGGCCTGTACACCAAGATCACGGGCGGCCAGCGGGTCGACCTGTTCGGTGCCCGGGTAGACCAGCTGCCGGCAATCTGGGAAGAGCTGATCGATGCCGGATTTGAAACGGGGCACGCGTATGGCAAGTCGCTGCGTACGGTGAAGTCCTGCGTGGGCTCGACCTGGTGCCGCTACGGCGTCGACGACAGCGTGGGCCTGGCCATCGAACTGGAAAACCGCTACAAGGGCCTGCGCACGCCGCACAAGATCAAGTTCGGCGTCTCCGGCTGCACCCGCGAGTGCGCCGAAGCGCAGGGCAAGGACGTCGGCATCATCGCCACCGAAAAGGGCTGGAACCTGTACGTTTGTGGCAATGGCGGCATGAAGCCGCGCCATGCGGAGCTGCTGGCCGTGGACCTGGACAAGGCAACGCTGATCCGCTACATCGACCGGTTCCTGATGTTCTACAGCCGTACGGCCGACAGGCTGCAGCGCACCAGCACGTGGCGCGAGAACCTGGAGGGCGGCCTGGATTACCTGAAGCAGGTTGTCATCGAGGACAAGCTGGGCGTGAACGCCGAGCTGGAAGCGGACATGCAGCGCGTCGTCGACACGTATGCGTGCGAGTGGAAGGAAGCCATCAGCAATCCCGAGACGCGCAAGCGTTTCCGCACTTTCGTCAACAGCGACGCGCAAGACGCCAACGTCGTCTTCATGGAAGAACGGGGCCAGATCCGTCCGGCCACCGTGGAAGAACGCAAACGCATCCCCATCAAAGTCGCCTGA
- a CDS encoding MFS transporter: MTSKAQSIKLFSFDTPQMRAFHMAWMAFFVCFFAWFACAPLMPIIKGQFGLTVEQIANINIAAVAITIAVRMIVGPMCDRYGPRKAHTGLLLLGAIPVFGVAAAQSYESFLFFRTLIGAIGASFVITQYHTSVMFAPRVVGTANAATAGWGNAGGGVTQALMPLILAAVVMLGVDEAFGWRFALIVPGVLMVVVGLMYWRFTQDCPQGNYAELRAAGIEIEGGKKGGWDSFKLAAANYRVWLLFVTYGACFGVELFIHNVAAVYYVDTFDLSLKQAGMAAGSFGLLALFARALGGIVSDKMALRSSLNGRVTLLFILMLGEGAGLIWFAHADNVTMAIVAMLSFGLCVHMACGATYALVPFIDKRALGGVTGIIGAGGNVGAVAAGFLMKGVGSTQQTLVILGVLVTASALCAIALRFSASTNAEHALARAAA; this comes from the coding sequence ATGACCAGCAAAGCGCAAAGCATCAAACTCTTCTCGTTCGATACGCCGCAGATGCGCGCCTTCCACATGGCGTGGATGGCGTTCTTCGTCTGCTTCTTCGCGTGGTTCGCCTGCGCGCCGCTGATGCCGATCATCAAAGGGCAGTTCGGCCTCACCGTCGAGCAGATCGCCAACATCAATATCGCCGCCGTCGCGATCACGATCGCCGTCCGAATGATCGTCGGCCCGATGTGCGACCGCTACGGTCCGCGCAAGGCGCATACGGGCCTGCTGCTGCTTGGCGCCATCCCCGTGTTCGGCGTGGCCGCCGCGCAGAGCTACGAGAGCTTCCTGTTCTTCCGTACGCTGATCGGCGCGATCGGTGCCAGCTTCGTCATCACGCAGTACCACACTTCCGTCATGTTCGCGCCGCGCGTCGTGGGCACCGCCAACGCGGCCACCGCCGGCTGGGGCAACGCCGGGGGCGGCGTCACGCAGGCACTGATGCCGCTGATCCTGGCGGCCGTTGTCATGCTGGGCGTGGACGAAGCGTTCGGCTGGCGCTTCGCGTTGATCGTGCCGGGCGTGCTGATGGTCGTCGTCGGCCTGATGTACTGGCGCTTCACGCAGGACTGCCCGCAAGGGAACTACGCCGAGCTGCGCGCTGCCGGCATCGAGATCGAAGGCGGCAAGAAGGGCGGCTGGGACAGTTTCAAGCTGGCCGCCGCGAATTACCGCGTCTGGCTGCTGTTCGTCACCTACGGTGCATGCTTCGGCGTCGAGCTGTTCATCCATAACGTAGCCGCTGTGTATTACGTCGATACGTTCGACCTGTCGCTGAAACAGGCCGGCATGGCGGCCGGCAGCTTCGGTCTGCTGGCGCTGTTTGCCCGCGCCCTGGGCGGCATCGTTTCGGACAAGATGGCGCTGCGCAGCAGCCTCAATGGCCGCGTCACACTGCTGTTCATCCTGATGCTGGGCGAAGGCGCGGGCCTGATCTGGTTCGCTCACGCCGACAACGTCACGATGGCCATCGTCGCCATGCTGAGCTTCGGCCTGTGCGTGCACATGGCCTGCGGCGCAACGTATGCGCTGGTGCCGTTCATCGACAAGCGCGCGCTGGGCGGCGTCACTGGCATCATCGGCGCGGGCGGCAACGTGGGCGCGGTGGCCGCCGGCTTCCTGATGAAAGGCGTGGGCAGCACGCAGCAGACGCTGGTGATCCTGGGCGTGCTCGTCACCGCCTCCGCGCTGTGCGCCATCGCGCTGCGCTTTTCCGCTTCCACCAATGCAGAACACGCGCTGGCCCGTGCCGCCGCTTAA
- a CDS encoding CmpA/NrtA family ABC transporter substrate-binding protein: MQIEKQAVRIGFNPLTDCASVVMASVLGFDEQYGIRIVLSRETSWAGVRDKLVTGELDAAHALLGMVYGTQLGIGAQRHDMAVLMNLNRNGQAITLSRRLAELGAVDGPSLAALMKSERRQYVFAQTFPTGTHAMWLYYWLAAHGIDPLRNARAITVPPTQMVYNLAEGHMDGFCAGEPWGHRAVMDGVGVTAATSQQIWPDHPEKVLGASAAFVDAHPNTCRALVAAVLAASRWIDVSVANRRAMAEIVSSGCYVGTERAAILPRILGHYDNGMGRQWQDARPLCFHQDGAANYPYLSDGIWFMTQFRRWGLLKSHPDYEATARAITRAQLYREAAELAGVAVPAESTRSSTFIGGGVWNGADPEGYVASFAIRQR; the protein is encoded by the coding sequence ATGCAAATTGAAAAACAGGCTGTCCGGATCGGATTCAATCCGCTGACCGATTGTGCGTCCGTCGTAATGGCGTCCGTGCTGGGCTTCGACGAACAGTACGGCATCCGCATCGTGCTCAGCCGGGAGACGTCATGGGCCGGTGTGCGCGACAAGCTCGTGACGGGCGAACTCGACGCGGCGCATGCGCTGCTCGGCATGGTCTACGGCACGCAGCTGGGGATCGGCGCGCAGCGCCACGACATGGCCGTGCTGATGAACCTGAACCGCAACGGCCAGGCCATCACCTTGTCGAGACGCCTGGCGGAGCTGGGCGCCGTGGACGGGCCGTCACTGGCGGCGCTGATGAAGAGCGAACGGCGCCAGTACGTCTTCGCGCAGACCTTTCCGACCGGGACGCACGCCATGTGGCTGTACTACTGGCTGGCCGCGCACGGCATCGATCCGCTGCGCAACGCGCGTGCCATCACCGTGCCGCCCACGCAGATGGTCTACAACCTGGCCGAAGGCCATATGGACGGCTTCTGTGCCGGCGAACCGTGGGGACACCGCGCCGTGATGGATGGGGTGGGCGTTACTGCCGCCACCAGCCAGCAGATCTGGCCCGACCATCCGGAGAAGGTGCTGGGCGCGTCTGCCGCGTTTGTCGACGCTCATCCGAATACGTGCCGGGCGCTCGTTGCCGCCGTGCTGGCGGCCAGCCGCTGGATCGACGTCAGCGTCGCCAACCGCCGGGCGATGGCCGAGATCGTGTCGTCCGGCTGCTACGTCGGCACTGAAAGGGCTGCGATCCTGCCGCGTATCCTGGGCCATTACGACAACGGCATGGGCCGGCAATGGCAGGACGCTCGCCCGCTGTGCTTCCACCAGGATGGCGCGGCGAACTACCCGTACCTGTCCGACGGCATCTGGTTCATGACGCAGTTCCGCCGCTGGGGGCTGCTGAAATCCCACCCGGACTACGAGGCGACGGCGCGCGCGATCACGCGGGCGCAGCTGTACCGCGAGGCGGCCGAACTGGCCGGCGTGGCAGTCCCCGCCGAGAGTACGCGCAGCTCGACGTTCATCGGCGGCGGCGTGTGGAACGGCGCCGATCCCGAGGGTTACGTCGCCTCGTTCGCTATCCGGCAGCGTTGA
- a CDS encoding ANTAR domain-containing response regulator has product MSRNLRIVLVHPPHESDASQRAGALQAGLIEAGYELVASLPADIRLPEQIARLLPDMIIVDAESDARDVLEHIVVATRDERRPIVMFTEDDKTSSMEAALEAGVSAYIVAGLKPERIKPVLNVALARFRKEEKLLHELRDTKHKLAERKVIDRAKGLLMSRHGMSEDQAYQRLRTLAMNKNLKLAEVAQRILDVEDLLG; this is encoded by the coding sequence ATGAGCCGCAATCTTCGTATCGTCCTGGTCCACCCTCCGCACGAAAGCGATGCCTCGCAGCGCGCCGGCGCGCTGCAGGCCGGGTTGATCGAGGCCGGCTACGAGCTGGTCGCATCGCTGCCCGCCGATATCCGCCTGCCCGAGCAGATCGCCCGCTTGCTACCCGACATGATCATCGTCGACGCCGAATCGGATGCGCGCGACGTGCTCGAGCATATCGTCGTCGCCACGCGCGACGAGCGCCGCCCCATTGTCATGTTTACCGAAGACGACAAGACGTCTTCCATGGAAGCTGCGCTGGAAGCGGGCGTCTCTGCGTATATTGTGGCGGGACTGAAGCCGGAACGCATCAAGCCCGTATTGAACGTCGCACTGGCGCGCTTTCGCAAGGAAGAGAAGCTGCTGCACGAGCTGCGCGACACGAAGCACAAGCTGGCCGAGCGCAAGGTCATCGACCGAGCCAAGGGCCTGTTGATGTCGCGTCACGGCATGAGCGAGGACCAGGCCTACCAGCGCCTGCGCACGCTGGCGATGAACAAGAACCTGAAGCTGGCCGAGGTCGCGCAGCGGATATTGGATGTGGAGGATTTGCTGGGATGA
- a CDS encoding ABC transporter permease, with protein sequence MSAYDPPIRQEYLIDLAPVATAELERPLPVITRLWNRGGVRKTGLLLALALLWELVARWQNNDLLLPTFLQTARAFGDGIVSGELLAKVRVSLVVLAQGYVAGIVSAFVLTALAVSTRFGRDLLETLVAMFNPLPAIALLPLAMLWLGLGNPSLVFVIVHAVLWPLALGTYAGFQAVPETLRMAGRNYGLRGLPFVVQILVPAALPAILSGLKIGWAFAWRTLIAAELVFGASSGQGGLGWYIFQNRNELYTDKVFAGLAAVILIGLAVENLLFAALERGTVRRWGMQRSA encoded by the coding sequence GTGAGCGCGTATGACCCACCCATCCGGCAGGAGTACCTGATCGACCTGGCGCCGGTGGCGACCGCGGAACTGGAACGTCCGCTGCCGGTCATCACGCGCCTGTGGAACCGGGGCGGCGTGCGCAAGACGGGGCTGCTGCTGGCGCTTGCGCTGTTATGGGAACTGGTCGCGCGCTGGCAGAACAACGATTTATTGCTGCCCACGTTCCTGCAGACGGCACGGGCCTTTGGCGACGGTATCGTCAGTGGCGAGCTGCTGGCGAAGGTGCGCGTGTCGCTGGTGGTGCTGGCGCAGGGCTACGTTGCCGGCATTGTCAGCGCATTCGTCCTGACGGCGCTGGCCGTGTCGACGCGCTTCGGCCGCGACCTGCTGGAAACGCTGGTCGCCATGTTCAATCCCTTGCCGGCCATTGCGCTGCTGCCGCTGGCGATGCTGTGGCTGGGCCTCGGCAATCCGAGCCTCGTCTTCGTCATCGTCCACGCCGTGCTGTGGCCTCTCGCTTTGGGTACGTATGCCGGCTTCCAGGCCGTGCCCGAGACGCTGCGCATGGCCGGTCGCAATTACGGGTTACGCGGCCTGCCGTTCGTCGTGCAGATACTGGTGCCGGCGGCATTGCCGGCCATCCTGTCCGGCCTGAAGATCGGTTGGGCCTTTGCGTGGCGCACGCTGATTGCCGCAGAACTGGTGTTCGGCGCCTCGTCCGGCCAGGGAGGGCTGGGCTGGTACATCTTCCAGAACCGCAATGAGCTCTACACCGACAAGGTGTTCGCCGGCCTCGCCGCCGTCATCCTGATCGGCCTGGCGGTGGAAAACCTGCTGTTTGCCGCACTGGAACGGGGCACCGTGCGGCGCTGGGGCATGCAGCGCTCTGCCTGA
- a CDS encoding ABC transporter ATP-binding protein: MTRSSRRAAEMAPLQVVGRPEPLLRARDVTLEYRSGSRSVRATQDVSFDVFDGDRFVLLGPSGCGKSSLLKAAGGFLAPASGTFELDGRVVTQPGPERMAVFQEFDQLPPWKTVLQNVMFPLLAARTLGRAEARERALHWIDRVGLARFAHAYPHTLSGGMKQRVAIARALAMQPRVLLMDEPFAALDALTRRTMQEELTKLWDETRFTLLFVTHSIEEALVVGNRILLLSPHPGRVRAELNSHQFDLASGGSAEFQAAAQRIHGLLFDEAAAVPTDERIAL, translated from the coding sequence ATGACCCGCTCGTCAAGGAGGGCAGCTGAGATGGCGCCGCTGCAGGTGGTCGGCCGGCCCGAGCCGCTGCTGCGCGCCCGCGACGTCACGCTGGAATACCGCAGCGGCAGCCGTTCCGTGCGCGCCACCCAGGACGTCAGTTTCGACGTGTTTGACGGCGACCGCTTCGTGCTGCTGGGACCATCCGGCTGCGGCAAGTCGTCGCTGCTGAAGGCGGCTGGCGGCTTCCTGGCGCCCGCCTCCGGCACGTTCGAACTCGATGGCCGTGTCGTCACGCAGCCGGGGCCGGAACGCATGGCCGTGTTCCAGGAATTCGACCAGCTGCCGCCGTGGAAGACGGTACTGCAGAACGTCATGTTCCCGCTCTTGGCGGCGCGCACGCTGGGCCGCGCGGAAGCGCGCGAGCGCGCGCTGCACTGGATCGACCGTGTCGGCCTGGCGCGCTTTGCGCACGCGTATCCGCACACGCTGTCCGGCGGCATGAAGCAGCGGGTCGCCATTGCCCGCGCGCTGGCGATGCAGCCGCGCGTGCTGCTGATGGACGAGCCCTTTGCCGCGCTGGACGCGCTGACCCGCCGCACGATGCAGGAAGAGCTGACGAAACTGTGGGACGAAACCCGCTTTACGCTGCTGTTCGTCACGCATTCGATCGAGGAAGCGCTGGTGGTCGGCAACCGTATCCTGCTGCTGTCGCCCCACCCCGGCCGCGTCAGGGCGGAGCTGAACAGCCATCAATTCGACCTGGCCAGCGGCGGCAGCGCCGAGTTCCAGGCCGCCGCCCAGCGCATCCACGGCCTGTTGTTCGATGAAGCCGCGGCCGTACCGACCGACGAAAGGATCGCCCTGTGA
- a CDS encoding ABC transporter substrate-binding protein codes for MKRLTIAAAAFFLATSAHAEGRIRISQQYGVTYLLLNIAQERKLIEKYGKQAGVDIQVEWTQLSGGAAINDALLSGAIDIAGAGVGPLVTLWDRTKGRQNVRGVAALGSFPYYLVSNNPKVKTIADFTEKDRIGLPAVGVSVQARILQMAVAKQWGDKEFARLDKITQTLPHPDAASAIIAGGTEITGHFATPPFQEQELAQNPNAHVVLKSYDVQGGPSSSTVLYATEKYRSENPKTYRAFVQALAEAADFAARNPEAAADVYLKVNKARVDRALLVKIFKNPDVQFRIAPQNTLGLAQFMHKVGAVKNRPAAWRDYFFDDPLVKEGS; via the coding sequence ATGAAACGACTTACCATTGCCGCCGCCGCGTTTTTCCTTGCCACGAGCGCGCACGCCGAGGGCCGCATCCGCATCAGCCAGCAATATGGCGTCACGTACCTGCTGCTCAATATCGCGCAGGAGCGGAAGCTGATTGAAAAATACGGCAAGCAGGCCGGCGTGGACATCCAGGTGGAATGGACGCAGCTTTCCGGCGGCGCCGCCATCAACGACGCGCTGCTGTCGGGCGCCATCGACATCGCCGGTGCCGGCGTCGGCCCGCTCGTCACCCTGTGGGACCGCACCAAAGGCCGCCAGAACGTGCGCGGCGTCGCCGCACTGGGCAGCTTTCCGTACTACCTCGTCAGCAATAACCCGAAGGTCAAAACGATCGCCGATTTCACGGAGAAGGACCGCATCGGCCTGCCCGCCGTCGGCGTCTCGGTGCAGGCGCGCATCCTGCAAATGGCCGTGGCGAAGCAATGGGGCGACAAGGAGTTCGCCCGGCTCGACAAGATCACGCAGACCTTGCCGCACCCCGATGCGGCCAGCGCAATCATTGCCGGCGGCACCGAGATCACCGGCCACTTCGCCACGCCGCCGTTCCAGGAACAGGAGCTGGCGCAGAATCCCAACGCGCACGTCGTGCTGAAGTCGTACGACGTGCAGGGCGGGCCATCGTCGTCGACGGTGCTGTACGCCACCGAAAAATACCGCAGCGAGAATCCGAAGACGTATCGCGCCTTCGTGCAGGCGCTGGCCGAAGCGGCGGACTTCGCGGCCAGGAATCCCGAGGCCGCAGCGGACGTCTACCTGAAGGTCAACAAGGCCAGGGTCGATCGCGCCCTGCTGGTGAAGATCTTCAAAAATCCCGACGTGCAGTTCCGCATCGCCCCGCAGAACACGCTGGGCCTGGCGCAGTTCATGCACAAGGTGGGGGCGGTGAAGAACCGTCCAGCCGCGTGGCGCGATTACTTCTTCGATGACCCGCTCGTCAAGGAGGGCAGCTGA
- a CDS encoding TauD/TfdA dioxygenase family protein has translation MNAVLSTVVSGYPLEVRPFDGPVGAEVIGLDLDEPLDCTTLQRIHAAHLEHHVLVFRDQRITPRQQVDFSRLFGPLQIHVLRNFQLAGTPEVLVVSNIVENGRPIGLGDAGHFWHSDLSYKEKPSLGSMLHAQELPAEGGDTLFANMHLAYDTLPAALRDAIRGKKAEHSYLKQYAELQKRSPWRPNLTQAQIDEVPPVVHPVVRTHPETGRPALFVSEHFTTRILGLPQDESDALLAELFAHSVRPQHIYRHRWQPHDMVFWDNRSLMHLAAGCPADQRRKLYRTTIEGDVPY, from the coding sequence ATGAATGCGGTATTAAGTACAGTCGTCAGTGGCTATCCTCTCGAAGTACGTCCGTTCGATGGCCCGGTTGGCGCCGAAGTCATAGGCCTCGATCTCGACGAGCCGCTGGACTGCACGACCCTGCAGCGCATCCACGCCGCGCACCTGGAGCACCATGTGCTGGTTTTCCGCGACCAGCGCATCACCCCGCGACAACAGGTGGATTTTTCCCGGCTGTTTGGCCCGCTGCAGATCCATGTGCTGCGCAACTTCCAGCTGGCGGGAACCCCGGAAGTGCTGGTCGTCTCCAACATCGTCGAAAACGGCCGACCGATCGGGCTGGGCGACGCCGGCCACTTCTGGCATTCCGACCTGTCGTACAAGGAGAAGCCCAGCCTCGGCTCGATGCTGCACGCGCAGGAGCTGCCGGCCGAGGGGGGCGATACGCTGTTCGCTAATATGCACCTGGCCTACGATACGCTTCCGGCCGCGCTGCGCGACGCCATCCGCGGCAAAAAGGCCGAGCACAGCTACCTGAAACAGTATGCCGAGCTGCAGAAGCGCAGCCCCTGGCGACCCAACCTGACGCAGGCGCAGATCGACGAGGTGCCGCCTGTCGTCCACCCCGTCGTGCGCACGCATCCTGAAACGGGGCGGCCGGCGCTGTTCGTCAGCGAGCATTTCACCACCCGCATCCTCGGGCTACCGCAGGACGAAAGCGACGCGCTGCTGGCCGAGCTGTTCGCGCACAGCGTCAGGCCGCAGCACATCTACCGCCACCGCTGGCAACCGCACGACATGGTGTTCTGGGATAACCGCTCCCTGATGCACCTGGCGGCCGGCTGTCCCGCCGACCAGCGCCGGAAACTGTACCGAACCACGATCGAGGGCGACGTCCCTTACTGA
- a CDS encoding DUF2238 domain-containing protein encodes MAPAPKPLHWLLLAACLAVLIWSGIAPYDRATWWMEVAPALIALPVLMLTYRRFPLTDLLYTLIALHAIVLMVGGAYTYARVPFGFDLQGWLHLQRNPYDRIGHFMQGFVPALVAREILLRGSHVTGRRMLGFLCVCVVMAISAWYELIEWGAAVALGQGADEFLGTQGDSWDTQSDMLMALIGGTAAILLLARWQDRQIAKLPH; translated from the coding sequence GTGGCACCTGCCCCGAAACCGCTGCACTGGCTGCTGCTTGCCGCCTGTCTCGCCGTATTGATCTGGTCCGGCATCGCGCCCTATGACCGCGCGACATGGTGGATGGAAGTGGCGCCCGCGCTGATTGCCCTGCCCGTGCTGATGCTGACGTACCGGCGCTTCCCGCTGACCGACCTGCTGTACACGCTGATCGCGCTGCATGCGATCGTGCTGATGGTGGGCGGCGCTTACACGTATGCGCGCGTGCCGTTCGGCTTCGACCTGCAGGGGTGGCTGCACCTGCAGCGCAATCCGTACGACCGCATCGGCCACTTCATGCAGGGCTTCGTGCCGGCGCTAGTCGCGCGCGAGATCCTGCTGCGCGGCAGCCACGTGACGGGCCGGCGCATGCTGGGCTTCCTGTGCGTCTGCGTGGTGATGGCGATCAGCGCGTGGTATGAGCTGATCGAGTGGGGCGCGGCCGTCGCGCTGGGACAAGGCGCCGACGAGTTCCTGGGAACGCAGGGCGACTCCTGGGATACGCAGTCGGATATGCTGATGGCGCTGATCGGCGGTACGGCGGCCATCCTGCTGCTGGCGCGCTGGCAGGACCGCCAGATCGCAAAGCTGCCGCACTAG